Proteins found in one Cellulomonas palmilytica genomic segment:
- a CDS encoding bifunctional [glutamine synthetase] adenylyltransferase/[glutamine synthetase]-adenylyl-L-tyrosine phosphorylase yields the protein MSERSERGTSLAGRLTRAGVDDVPRAQRLLEDAALLEVVPDAADVLVGPLADVADPDATLLALAKLAGAVRQDADLRALLGDVLTHDDERRQRLLAVLGASVALGDTLGAHPGNLRVLADTTPGTGVPVAQVRAELLEAVGADPQAAVPVATLVGTEGVDAMRRAYRTRLLRIAATDLTVVDPLNRMPGVAAALADLASAALEAALALARADLPDHGAGVRLAVIGMGKAGGRELNYVSDVDVVYVCEPDEAAGVSEADALATGTRLASGLARACATPSGEPALWPVDAALRPEGKDGPLVRTLASHRAYYERWAKTWEFQALLKARPLAGDRELGRAYVEMAQPFVWAAVQREHFVEDSQRMRRRVEENIPAAEADRQLKLGRGGLRDVEFTVQLLQLVHGRSDDEIRSGSTLTALAALAAAGYVGRDHAARLAVCYRFLRLLEHRIQLHRLRRTHLLPTADADLRRLARSVGMRAEGAEGLLERWRQVRRDVRHLHEELFYRPLLPATARLSDEEASLAPDAAKARLAAIGYRDPGGAVRHIAALTEGVSRRASIQRQLLPVMLGWFADGPDPDGGLLAFRRLSDALGRTHWYLKLLRDSGTAAQRLAHALSTSKFVADALMRSPESVPWLADDDELEPRTRARLAAEADAMLTRADEPVPAVTLLRGLRRRELARTAVADVLGVVTGTRAAQSMTVAADVVLSGALRVAQWEVREARGLAQDPTRMLVVAMGRLGGGEMGYASDADVLFVHDPVPGADAREAQEFAVAVATAVRQLLGAVGTEPALAVDADLRPEGRNGPLARSFDAYVEYYGRWSSPWESQALLRARPVAGDDELGERFVALIDPLRYPDGGLDAATVREVRRIKARVEAERLPRGQDPARHLKLGRGGIADVEWTAQLLQLQHAHAVPGLRTTSTLDALAAAHEAGLLEQDDLPVLVQAWELASRLRDANVLWTGRTEGAHADVLPHDHRTLAGLARVIGMPPGSGGELEETYLRTARRARAVVERVFYG from the coding sequence ATGAGCGAGCGGAGCGAGCGCGGCACGTCGCTGGCGGGCCGGCTCACGCGGGCCGGGGTCGACGACGTCCCGCGCGCGCAGCGCCTGCTCGAGGACGCCGCGCTGCTCGAGGTCGTCCCGGACGCCGCCGACGTGCTCGTCGGACCGCTCGCGGACGTCGCCGACCCGGACGCGACGCTCCTCGCGCTCGCGAAGCTCGCGGGTGCGGTCCGTCAGGACGCGGACCTGCGCGCACTGCTGGGCGACGTCCTCACGCACGACGACGAGCGGCGGCAGCGGCTGCTCGCGGTCCTCGGGGCCTCGGTCGCGCTCGGCGACACGCTCGGCGCACACCCCGGGAACCTGCGGGTGCTGGCCGACACGACGCCCGGCACGGGCGTACCGGTCGCGCAGGTCCGCGCGGAGCTGCTCGAGGCCGTGGGGGCGGACCCGCAGGCGGCGGTGCCGGTCGCGACGCTCGTCGGGACCGAGGGCGTGGACGCGATGCGCCGCGCGTACCGCACGCGCCTGCTGCGGATCGCCGCCACCGACCTCACGGTCGTCGACCCGCTGAACCGCATGCCCGGGGTGGCGGCGGCGCTCGCGGACCTCGCGTCGGCGGCGCTCGAGGCGGCGCTCGCGCTCGCGCGCGCGGACCTGCCCGACCACGGCGCGGGCGTGCGGCTCGCGGTGATCGGCATGGGCAAGGCCGGTGGCCGCGAGCTCAACTACGTCTCCGACGTCGACGTGGTCTACGTGTGCGAGCCCGACGAGGCGGCGGGCGTGAGCGAGGCGGACGCGCTGGCCACGGGCACGCGGCTGGCGTCGGGTCTCGCACGCGCGTGCGCGACGCCGTCGGGCGAGCCCGCGCTGTGGCCGGTGGACGCGGCGCTGCGCCCCGAGGGCAAGGACGGCCCGCTGGTCCGCACGCTCGCGAGCCACCGGGCCTACTACGAGCGCTGGGCCAAGACGTGGGAGTTCCAGGCGCTGCTCAAGGCGCGCCCGCTCGCGGGCGACCGTGAGCTCGGGCGCGCGTACGTCGAGATGGCGCAGCCGTTCGTGTGGGCGGCGGTCCAGCGCGAGCACTTCGTCGAGGACTCGCAGCGCATGCGCCGCCGCGTCGAGGAGAACATCCCGGCCGCGGAGGCGGACCGTCAGCTCAAGCTCGGCCGCGGCGGGCTGCGTGACGTGGAGTTCACCGTCCAGCTCCTGCAGCTCGTGCACGGGCGGTCCGACGACGAGATCCGCTCGGGCAGCACGCTCACGGCGCTCGCCGCGCTCGCCGCCGCCGGGTACGTGGGGCGTGACCACGCGGCACGGCTCGCGGTCTGCTACCGGTTCCTGCGCCTGCTCGAGCACCGCATCCAGCTGCACCGGCTGCGGCGCACGCACCTGCTGCCCACGGCGGACGCGGACCTGCGCCGGCTCGCGCGGTCGGTGGGGATGCGCGCCGAGGGCGCCGAGGGGCTGCTGGAGCGGTGGCGTCAGGTGCGCCGCGACGTGCGGCACCTGCACGAGGAGCTGTTCTACCGCCCGCTGCTGCCCGCGACGGCCCGCCTGTCCGACGAGGAGGCGAGCCTCGCGCCGGACGCCGCGAAGGCCCGGCTCGCGGCGATCGGGTACCGCGACCCGGGCGGTGCGGTCCGGCACATCGCGGCCCTCACCGAGGGTGTCTCGCGCCGCGCGTCGATCCAGCGCCAGCTCCTGCCGGTGATGCTCGGCTGGTTCGCGGACGGCCCGGACCCGGACGGCGGCCTGCTCGCGTTCCGCCGGCTGTCGGACGCGCTGGGTCGCACGCACTGGTACCTCAAGCTGCTGCGCGACTCGGGCACGGCCGCGCAGCGGCTCGCGCACGCGCTGTCGACGTCGAAGTTCGTCGCGGACGCGCTCATGCGCTCGCCCGAGTCGGTGCCGTGGCTCGCGGACGACGACGAGCTCGAGCCGCGCACGCGTGCGCGTCTGGCCGCGGAGGCGGACGCGATGCTCACGCGCGCGGACGAGCCCGTCCCGGCGGTGACGCTGCTGCGCGGGCTGCGCCGCCGCGAGCTCGCGCGCACCGCCGTCGCGGACGTGCTGGGCGTGGTCACGGGCACCCGGGCGGCGCAGAGCATGACGGTCGCGGCCGACGTGGTCCTCTCCGGCGCGCTGCGCGTGGCGCAGTGGGAGGTGCGCGAGGCGCGCGGGCTCGCGCAGGACCCGACGCGGATGCTCGTCGTCGCGATGGGCCGCCTCGGCGGCGGCGAGATGGGCTACGCGTCCGACGCGGACGTGCTGTTCGTGCACGACCCGGTGCCCGGTGCGGACGCGCGCGAGGCGCAGGAGTTCGCGGTCGCGGTCGCGACCGCCGTGCGCCAGCTGCTCGGGGCGGTGGGCACCGAGCCGGCGCTGGCGGTCGACGCCGACCTGCGCCCCGAGGGTCGCAACGGCCCGCTCGCGCGGTCGTTCGACGCGTACGTCGAGTACTACGGCCGCTGGTCGTCGCCGTGGGAGAGCCAGGCGCTGCTGCGCGCGCGCCCCGTGGCGGGCGACGACGAGCTGGGCGAGCGGTTCGTCGCGCTCATCGACCCGCTGCGCTACCCGGACGGCGGCCTGGACGCGGCGACGGTCCGCGAGGTGCGGCGCATCAAGGCCCGCGTCGAGGCGGAGCGGCTGCCGCGCGGCCAGGACCCGGCGCGGCACCTCAAGCTCGGCCGCGGCGGGATCGCGGACGTCGAGTGGACCGCGCAGCTCCTCCAGCTGCAGCACGCGCACGCGGTGCCGGGCCTGCGCACGACGAGCACGCTCGACGCGCTCGCGGCCGCGCACGAGGCCGGCCTGCTCGAGCAGGACGACCTTCCGGTGCTCGTGCAGGCGTGGGAGCTCGCGTCGCGCCTGCGGGACGCGAACGTGCTGTGGACCGGGCGTACGGAGGGCGCGCACGCGGACGTCCTGCCGCACGACCACCGCACGCTCGCGGGGCTCGCGCGCGTCATCGGCATGCCGCCCGGCTCGGGCGGGGAGCTCGAGGAGACGTACCTGCGCACGGCGCGCCGGGCGCGCGCGGTCGTCGAGCGCGTCTTCTACGGCTGA
- a CDS encoding AfsR/SARP family transcriptional regulator translates to MDGPARERGARVTLLGDFRLQVAGRSVELGASCRRVVALVCLRGAVPRARAAGTLWPAVADRRAGANLRTALWRVGAVAPHVLRVDRGWLELGPGVSVDVRDVTQRALRVREVADDVADLPRLADADLLPDWDDEWVAEDRERVRQLRLHLLEAVARALAEQDRFAAAVDLALTALRADPLRESAHRTVIAVHLAEGNVAEARRAFAACRALLHAELGVEPSAATAALLASGTRALVVPDRADAVLT, encoded by the coding sequence GTGGACGGTCCCGCGAGGGAGCGCGGCGCGCGCGTGACGCTGCTGGGCGACTTCCGGCTCCAGGTGGCCGGGCGTTCGGTCGAGCTGGGGGCGTCCTGCCGGCGCGTCGTCGCGCTCGTGTGCCTGCGCGGTGCGGTGCCGCGCGCCCGCGCGGCGGGCACGCTGTGGCCCGCGGTGGCCGACCGGCGCGCGGGTGCGAACCTGCGCACCGCGCTGTGGCGCGTCGGCGCGGTCGCGCCGCACGTGCTGCGCGTGGACCGCGGCTGGCTCGAGCTCGGGCCGGGGGTGTCGGTGGACGTGCGGGACGTCACGCAGCGTGCGCTGCGGGTGCGGGAGGTCGCCGACGACGTCGCGGACCTGCCGCGGCTCGCGGACGCGGACCTGCTGCCCGACTGGGACGACGAGTGGGTCGCGGAGGACCGGGAGCGCGTGCGCCAGCTGCGGCTGCACCTGCTCGAGGCCGTCGCGCGGGCGCTCGCGGAGCAGGACCGGTTCGCGGCGGCCGTGGACCTCGCGCTCACCGCGTTGCGCGCCGACCCGCTGCGGGAGAGCGCGCACCGCACGGTCATCGCGGTGCACCTCGCGGAAGGCAACGTGGCCGAGGCGCGACGCGCGTTCGCCGCGTGCCGCGCGCTCCTGCACGCCGAGCTGGGGGTCGAGCCGTCGGCGGCGACGGCGGCGCTGCTCGCGAGCGGCACGCGCGCGCTCGTCGTGCCGGACCGGGCGGACGCCGTGCTCACGTGA
- a CDS encoding eCIS core domain-containing protein, whose translation MTTTDQRLDGRAATDRVTAVDLGDAGVLEVERDAESGVLVALRGGGRDYLTVGHDGTRAWHGVCTTSERLGEGTLERRVRPTTGEAWTERYRWSGDDLVHVDGVEVRRDASGRVVACLPGGPDPAPAEHRWFYTHDERGLVEVRGPGRERRVVLGPDGRAREVHDDSGAVVLPHDADGRRLTAVRTAGDTIDDEGRTWVTRTPDGRVSRVFLWDGMRCLARVDGPLGSPLAAVLSLDPSGTPVRVVTPGGVRRVPRDAYGEGLLDVPDVPGLFGGRVHAGVVHLPLRRLDPRTGTFCEPDPWHGGDDDPRRPAGYTGPVPVEKEPRSAYEVCRGDPVGRSDPTGGVSAGLVLSTLTWSFQNNVMTFFGIDWWFNLFLSLLAAPFAGDKYDFFSSTGLSSTDRLGSFGVRRDGFMNVITGGRAFTTQHIVWSPDGEFADLQRGEVVDPRGAYEPTHYGTVLSLAPTGAAVSFLACGPTTRMPGLPGNLTTWSRHGGLGVPAAPGTLTPWFPSGGLHLDTSREDTRHDVEATLTELQPGPVGVGDFEQRSVLTSTAATGLAAGARVLVDDGTALAIATVVGVVAVPGGERVQLAEELTVTGTTLRVTPLEDAPASSETRPAGAPAASLDARGTTTTYAPADLVRVTATSGQVLVARVAHLEARLPLERPLPASLAGPIAVATGTAGPTVPVTATGTTLDFGTATPPGQGTTGLLVGGTTTGVRVETPPTGSTTTVDLAAPAGTTGFQTVTASTVLGSRTDAAEADPALTYTPLTAGSAPDGSAGLVLVRVESAGTAHARVVPGAPAHDVVVLDRPLVGTGPFTVERWRTRGAALTSLTLAQVLSVVVPSPERFEGMPLLLTRVAGEPPTVTAALTGVDVTDGTTTLATPTAAAGLRAGFPVRVGTEHTAVRDLRCDVTFAPPVDLGGGDLRLVRLEPTGFAYDAVVAAADAIDVRPTVTVGGTPVAAPFLRVRPGDLVEVTSGGTTTWHRVTAASAGRLTVTAAATALTPGATATVRQAAVDDPDTGCPFLGIRGARTGTGPTTTATFSLWRSDDLPAGTAALGIVDGDVTHPVQQSAAAVVRSVTFSTSFAASAVDVSVFTHVTTAVLASVTRDGGVLLAETPPGAGTITTAPGQSIVAVALEAVGDARTVTLGPGTLLVPDEETTEIDRGQSLTNHELTHTVQYARWGPLWFCAFPMIALELPAILTSDTELPEFSAFLDATVAAGADALWDVTIPQRAGVSIAKDDTLQVVQGSRIVEVEVRSVAGDVARVRVASGTLPTGRVAVRKKQRSAGWDVSIAILDLMTHGGLVNLLAGSTWGGIFWLVGKAFYGLGRAIGGTGDLYAGTVTVGGTTITLAQAADAEKIPVTGRVTIRRGEDTVIRSATRAGQTLSLGEAITFTGDVRVAAYDSHEPGSAFDWYDYRAGTVDAANHFAVDLGADHGLDPEDRVVVRYRSGRPFRTDVLAVAGARVELSERVPVTGGELSVRIARVGASDPLGNADSAAMVEMGMGWMKWLFDPFGQIEPAVAPGDWTRWLLRVVRWLLGTQNFSLLPFGYVWWGRLFGIQKEHEAPIEQEASSESGDVYSPLGRLTGEVVHSDGAIADARATVGDVMRYRYTPGSRFRSFVVAGRLDGPGVHLSRTLRVMPTRSSTGAAADPNGTVRSDAGTADPGRFVDPTLTDHDGDTDPRMLPRNGGGAGDALGFRASALGSVPVSARVQRNESIYAAFTRPGDHRVTTLNGIAGATEAVEAHAKGLQTLWFDLTVADVTVTAAGRTLDASSPGTSDRLVLVPSQSVDVTTTPATPRVYRVTALDPTSSVTVSDARLTAVAATTAPVPVEVSRYYAATDGRYTGGLAYAGMHLSRDLDVPVRTFTVEVVTTLPLRAAARADATEVTTLARGTEAFLLVPANVTVPPAVTSIGGALPSAGTPDPATRVDAPDAAAFLGATGSAWRVLFPASATPGDYELTVTVGDGATPHPLTCRVTVT comes from the coding sequence ATGACGACCACCGACCAGCGCCTCGACGGCCGCGCCGCGACGGACCGCGTGACCGCGGTCGACCTCGGTGACGCGGGCGTGCTCGAGGTGGAGCGCGACGCGGAGTCCGGCGTGCTCGTCGCGCTGCGCGGAGGCGGGCGCGACTACCTCACGGTGGGCCACGACGGCACGCGAGCGTGGCACGGGGTGTGCACGACGAGCGAGCGGCTCGGCGAGGGGACGCTCGAGCGACGGGTGCGTCCGACGACGGGCGAGGCCTGGACCGAGCGGTACCGGTGGTCGGGCGACGACCTGGTGCACGTCGACGGCGTCGAGGTGCGCCGCGACGCGAGCGGGCGCGTCGTCGCGTGCCTGCCCGGTGGCCCGGACCCGGCGCCGGCCGAGCACCGCTGGTTCTACACGCACGACGAGCGCGGGCTCGTCGAGGTGCGCGGGCCGGGCCGCGAGCGCCGCGTGGTGCTGGGACCGGACGGTCGCGCGCGCGAGGTGCACGACGACTCGGGCGCGGTGGTGCTCCCGCACGACGCGGACGGCCGCCGGCTGACGGCCGTGCGGACCGCGGGCGACACCATCGACGACGAGGGCCGCACGTGGGTGACGCGCACGCCCGACGGCCGGGTCAGCCGCGTCTTCCTGTGGGACGGCATGCGCTGCCTCGCGCGCGTCGACGGCCCGCTCGGCTCCCCGCTCGCCGCGGTGCTCAGCCTCGACCCGTCGGGCACGCCGGTGCGCGTCGTGACGCCCGGCGGCGTGCGGCGCGTGCCGCGCGACGCGTACGGCGAGGGCCTGCTCGACGTGCCGGACGTGCCGGGCCTGTTCGGCGGTCGCGTCCACGCGGGCGTCGTGCACCTGCCGCTGCGCCGCCTCGACCCGCGCACGGGCACGTTCTGCGAGCCGGACCCGTGGCACGGCGGCGACGACGACCCGCGTCGGCCCGCCGGGTACACCGGCCCGGTGCCGGTCGAGAAGGAGCCGCGCTCGGCGTACGAGGTGTGCCGCGGGGACCCGGTCGGGCGCTCGGACCCGACCGGCGGGGTCTCGGCGGGCCTCGTGCTGTCGACGTTGACCTGGTCGTTCCAGAACAACGTCATGACGTTCTTCGGGATCGACTGGTGGTTCAACCTGTTCCTCAGCCTGCTCGCGGCCCCGTTCGCGGGCGACAAGTACGACTTCTTCTCCTCGACGGGCCTGTCGTCGACGGACCGGCTCGGGTCGTTCGGCGTGCGGCGCGACGGGTTCATGAACGTCATCACGGGCGGGCGCGCGTTCACGACGCAGCACATCGTCTGGTCCCCCGACGGCGAGTTCGCGGACCTGCAGCGCGGCGAGGTCGTCGACCCGCGCGGCGCGTACGAGCCCACGCACTACGGCACCGTGCTCTCGCTCGCGCCCACCGGCGCGGCCGTGTCGTTCCTCGCGTGCGGCCCGACGACGAGGATGCCCGGGCTCCCCGGCAACCTCACCACCTGGTCCCGCCACGGCGGGCTGGGCGTGCCGGCCGCACCCGGCACGCTCACGCCGTGGTTCCCTTCCGGCGGGCTGCACCTGGACACGTCCCGCGAGGACACGCGGCACGACGTCGAGGCGACGCTCACCGAGCTGCAGCCGGGCCCGGTCGGGGTCGGCGACTTCGAGCAGCGCTCGGTGCTCACATCGACCGCCGCGACAGGGCTCGCCGCAGGGGCACGCGTGCTCGTCGACGACGGCACCGCGCTCGCGATCGCGACCGTCGTGGGCGTGGTGGCCGTGCCCGGCGGCGAGCGCGTGCAGCTCGCCGAGGAGCTCACGGTCACGGGCACGACGCTGCGCGTCACGCCGCTCGAGGACGCGCCCGCCTCGTCGGAGACCCGACCCGCGGGCGCGCCCGCGGCGTCCCTCGACGCGCGCGGCACGACGACGACGTACGCCCCGGCGGACCTCGTGCGCGTCACGGCGACGAGCGGCCAGGTGCTCGTCGCCCGGGTCGCGCACCTCGAGGCGCGCCTGCCGCTCGAGCGCCCGCTGCCGGCCTCGCTCGCCGGGCCCATCGCGGTCGCGACGGGGACGGCGGGCCCCACGGTGCCCGTCACCGCGACCGGCACGACGCTCGACTTCGGCACCGCCACGCCACCGGGCCAGGGCACCACGGGCCTGCTCGTGGGCGGCACGACGACGGGCGTGCGCGTCGAGACGCCACCGACCGGCTCCACCACGACGGTCGACCTCGCGGCACCCGCGGGCACCACGGGCTTCCAGACGGTCACCGCGAGCACGGTCCTCGGCTCACGCACCGACGCCGCCGAGGCGGACCCCGCGCTCACGTACACGCCGCTCACCGCGGGCTCCGCCCCGGACGGCTCCGCGGGGCTCGTCCTGGTGCGCGTCGAGTCCGCGGGCACGGCGCACGCGCGCGTGGTGCCGGGCGCACCGGCGCACGACGTCGTCGTGCTGGACCGCCCGCTCGTCGGGACCGGACCGTTCACCGTCGAACGGTGGCGCACGCGCGGTGCGGCGCTCACCTCGCTCACGCTCGCGCAGGTCCTGTCCGTCGTCGTGCCCTCGCCCGAGCGGTTCGAGGGCATGCCGCTGCTGCTCACGCGCGTGGCCGGCGAGCCGCCCACCGTGACCGCGGCGCTGACCGGCGTCGACGTGACCGACGGGACGACGACCCTCGCGACGCCCACCGCGGCCGCCGGGCTGCGGGCGGGCTTCCCGGTGCGCGTCGGCACCGAGCACACCGCGGTGCGCGACCTGCGCTGCGACGTGACGTTCGCGCCCCCGGTCGACCTCGGCGGCGGCGACCTGCGCCTCGTGCGGCTCGAGCCGACGGGCTTCGCGTACGACGCGGTCGTCGCGGCCGCCGACGCGATCGACGTGCGGCCGACCGTGACCGTCGGCGGGACACCGGTCGCGGCGCCGTTCCTGCGCGTGCGGCCCGGCGACCTCGTCGAGGTGACGTCCGGCGGCACGACGACGTGGCACCGCGTCACCGCGGCGAGCGCGGGGCGGCTGACCGTCACGGCCGCGGCGACCGCCCTGACGCCCGGCGCGACGGCGACCGTCCGGCAGGCCGCCGTCGACGACCCGGACACCGGCTGCCCGTTCCTCGGCATCCGCGGCGCGCGCACGGGCACGGGGCCGACGACCACCGCGACGTTCTCGCTGTGGCGCTCGGACGACCTCCCGGCCGGGACGGCCGCGCTCGGCATCGTCGACGGCGACGTCACGCACCCGGTGCAGCAGAGCGCGGCGGCGGTCGTCCGGTCGGTCACGTTCTCGACGTCCTTCGCCGCGTCCGCGGTCGACGTCTCCGTCTTCACGCACGTCACGACGGCGGTCCTCGCGTCGGTCACGCGCGACGGCGGCGTGCTGCTCGCGGAGACGCCGCCCGGCGCGGGCACCATCACCACGGCACCCGGTCAGTCGATCGTGGCCGTCGCGCTCGAGGCGGTGGGCGACGCGCGCACCGTCACGCTCGGCCCGGGCACGCTGCTCGTCCCCGACGAGGAGACCACCGAGATCGACCGCGGGCAGTCCCTGACCAACCACGAGCTCACGCACACCGTCCAGTACGCGCGGTGGGGGCCGCTGTGGTTCTGCGCGTTCCCGATGATCGCGCTCGAGCTCCCGGCGATCCTCACGTCCGACACCGAGCTGCCGGAGTTCTCGGCGTTCCTCGACGCGACCGTCGCCGCGGGCGCGGACGCGCTGTGGGACGTGACGATCCCGCAGCGTGCGGGGGTGTCGATCGCGAAGGACGACACGCTGCAGGTGGTGCAGGGCTCGCGCATCGTCGAGGTGGAGGTCCGGTCCGTCGCGGGCGACGTGGCGCGCGTCCGCGTGGCGTCCGGCACCCTGCCGACCGGCCGCGTCGCGGTCCGCAAGAAGCAGCGCTCCGCCGGGTGGGACGTGTCGATCGCGATCCTCGACCTCATGACGCACGGCGGCCTCGTCAACCTGCTCGCCGGGTCCACGTGGGGCGGCATCTTCTGGCTCGTCGGCAAGGCGTTCTACGGGCTCGGGCGCGCGATCGGCGGCACCGGCGACCTGTACGCGGGGACGGTGACGGTCGGCGGCACGACGATCACGCTCGCGCAGGCCGCGGACGCGGAGAAGATCCCCGTGACCGGCCGCGTCACCATCCGGCGGGGCGAGGACACGGTCATCCGGTCCGCGACACGCGCCGGGCAGACCCTCTCGCTCGGTGAGGCGATCACGTTCACGGGCGACGTGCGCGTCGCCGCGTACGACTCCCACGAGCCCGGCAGCGCGTTCGACTGGTACGACTACCGCGCCGGGACGGTCGACGCGGCGAACCACTTCGCGGTCGACCTCGGCGCCGACCACGGCCTCGATCCCGAGGACCGCGTCGTCGTGCGCTACCGGTCCGGCCGCCCGTTCCGCACGGACGTGCTCGCCGTCGCGGGTGCGCGCGTCGAGCTGTCCGAGCGCGTACCCGTCACCGGCGGTGAGCTGTCCGTGCGCATCGCGCGCGTCGGGGCGAGCGACCCGCTCGGCAACGCGGACTCGGCCGCGATGGTCGAGATGGGCATGGGCTGGATGAAGTGGCTCTTCGACCCGTTCGGGCAGATCGAGCCCGCGGTCGCGCCGGGCGACTGGACGCGCTGGCTGCTGCGGGTCGTGCGCTGGCTGCTCGGCACGCAGAACTTCTCGCTGCTGCCGTTCGGGTACGTGTGGTGGGGGCGGCTGTTCGGGATCCAGAAGGAGCACGAGGCGCCCATCGAGCAGGAGGCGTCCAGCGAGTCCGGCGACGTGTACTCGCCGCTCGGCCGCCTCACGGGCGAAGTCGTGCACTCCGACGGCGCGATCGCCGACGCGCGCGCGACCGTCGGGGACGTCATGCGCTACCGGTACACGCCGGGCTCACGGTTCCGTAGCTTCGTCGTCGCCGGCCGTCTCGACGGCCCCGGCGTGCACCTCTCGCGCACCCTGCGCGTGATGCCGACGCGCTCGTCCACCGGGGCGGCCGCGGACCCCAACGGCACGGTCCGCTCGGACGCCGGCACGGCGGACCCCGGACGGTTCGTCGACCCGACGCTCACCGACCACGACGGTGACACCGACCCCCGGATGCTCCCGCGCAACGGCGGCGGGGCAGGCGACGCGCTCGGCTTCCGTGCCTCAGCGCTCGGCTCCGTGCCCGTGAGCGCACGGGTGCAGCGCAACGAGAGCATCTACGCGGCGTTCACCCGGCCCGGCGACCACCGGGTCACGACGCTCAACGGCATCGCCGGCGCGACCGAGGCGGTCGAGGCGCACGCCAAGGGCCTGCAGACCCTCTGGTTCGACCTCACGGTCGCGGACGTGACCGTGACCGCCGCGGGCCGCACCCTCGACGCCTCGAGCCCCGGGACGAGCGATCGGCTCGTGCTCGTCCCGTCGCAGTCCGTCGACGTCACGACGACGCCCGCGACGCCGCGCGTGTACCGAGTGACCGCGCTCGACCCCACGAGCTCCGTCACGGTGAGCGACGCCCGCCTGACGGCCGTCGCGGCGACCACCGCGCCGGTGCCGGTCGAGGTCAGCCGCTACTACGCCGCCACCGACGGGCGGTACACGGGCGGGCTCGCGTACGCCGGCATGCACCTGTCGCGCGACCTCGACGTGCCCGTGCGGACCTTCACCGTCGAGGTCGTCACGACGCTCCCGCTGCGCGCCGCCGCGCGGGCGGACGCGACCGAGGTCACCACGCTCGCGCGCGGCACCGAGGCGTTCCTGCTGGTGCCCGCCAACGTCACGGTGCCGCCGGCGGTCACGTCGATCGGCGGCGCGCTGCCCTCGGCCGGCACGCCCGACCCGGCGACGCGCGTCGACGCACCGGATGCGGCCGCGTTCCTGGGCGCGACGGGGTCGGCCTGGCGCGTGCTGTTCCCCGCGAGCGCGACCCCGGGAGACTACGAGCTCACGGTGACCGTGGGCGACGGTGCGACGCCCCACCCGCTGACCTGCAGGGTGACGGTCACCTGA
- a CDS encoding glutamine synthetase family protein → MDRQQEFVLRTVEERDIRFIRLWFTDVLGILKSVAVAPAELEAAFTEGIGFDGSAIEGLTRVYEADMIARPDPSTFQVLPWRGERHGTARMFCDLLTPDGEPSLADSRNVLKRALSRASDKGFTFYTHPEVEFYLFDAPADPTQPLVPVDQGGYFDHVPRGTAHDFRRAAITMLESMGISVEFSHHEAGPGQNEIDLRYADALTTADNIMTFRQVVKEVALEQGVFASFMPKPLADKPGSGMHTHLSLFEGDRNAFHEPGAHLEQSKVARSFIAGLLRHAAEITAVTNQFVNSYKRLWGGSEAPSYICWGHNNRSALVRIPMYKPGKGNSARVEYRAVDSATNPYLAFAVLLAAGLKGIEEGYEMPDGAEDDVWELTDAERRALGIEPLPQSLDAAIEVMERSELVAETLGEHVFDFFLRNKRQEWEEYRSQVTPYELKRFLPVL, encoded by the coding sequence ATGGACAGGCAGCAGGAGTTCGTGCTCCGCACGGTCGAGGAGCGGGACATCCGCTTCATCCGCCTCTGGTTCACCGACGTTCTCGGCATCCTGAAGTCGGTGGCGGTCGCGCCGGCCGAGCTCGAGGCCGCCTTCACCGAGGGCATCGGGTTCGACGGGAGCGCGATCGAGGGCCTGACGCGCGTGTACGAGGCCGACATGATCGCGCGGCCCGACCCGTCGACGTTCCAGGTGCTGCCGTGGCGCGGCGAGCGGCACGGGACCGCGCGCATGTTCTGCGACCTGCTGACGCCCGACGGCGAGCCCAGCCTCGCGGACTCGCGCAACGTGCTCAAGCGTGCGCTGAGCCGGGCCAGCGACAAGGGGTTCACGTTCTACACGCACCCCGAGGTCGAGTTCTACCTGTTCGACGCGCCGGCCGACCCGACGCAGCCGCTGGTCCCGGTCGACCAGGGCGGCTACTTCGACCACGTCCCGCGCGGCACCGCGCACGACTTCCGGCGCGCGGCGATCACGATGCTCGAGTCCATGGGCATCTCGGTCGAGTTCTCGCACCACGAGGCGGGGCCGGGCCAGAACGAGATCGACCTGCGGTACGCGGACGCGCTGACGACCGCTGACAACATCATGACGTTCCGCCAGGTGGTCAAGGAGGTCGCGCTCGAGCAGGGCGTGTTCGCGAGCTTCATGCCCAAGCCCCTGGCCGACAAGCCGGGCTCCGGCATGCACACGCACCTGTCGCTGTTCGAGGGCGACCGCAACGCGTTCCACGAGCCGGGTGCGCACCTCGAGCAGTCGAAGGTCGCGCGCAGCTTCATCGCCGGCCTGCTCCGGCACGCGGCGGAGATCACGGCGGTGACCAACCAGTTCGTGAACTCCTACAAGCGCCTGTGGGGCGGCTCCGAGGCGCCGAGCTACATCTGCTGGGGCCACAACAACCGCTCCGCTCTCGTGCGCATCCCCATGTACAAGCCGGGCAAGGGCAACTCGGCGCGCGTCGAGTACCGCGCGGTGGACTCGGCGACCAACCCGTACCTCGCGTTCGCGGTGCTGCTCGCGGCCGGTCTCAAGGGCATCGAGGAGGGCTACGAGATGCCCGACGGCGCCGAGGACGACGTGTGGGAGCTCACCGACGCCGAGCGCCGGGCGCTGGGCATCGAGCCGCTGCCGCAGTCGCTCGACGCCGCGATCGAGGTCATGGAGCGCTCCGAGCTGGTCGCCGAGACCCTGGGTGAGCACGTCTTCGACTTCTTCCTGCGCAACAAGCGCCAGGAGTGGGAGGAGTACCGCTCGCAGGTGACGCCCTACGAGCTGAAGCGGTTCCTGCCCGTCCTGTGA